In a genomic window of Besnoitia besnoiti strain Bb-Ger1 chromosome XI, whole genome shotgun sequence:
- a CDS encoding hypothetical protein (encoded by transcript BESB_021680) translates to METGCASLGPSGSSCSPSSRRDAASLTDFFFTQTFPLSLLSREWRAGRGDSLQSPGLQTAGEGAWKASGRRVRPASASPAPAASFYSSSSPVQAPALGGSPLPAACVDLQVRRKLLRATCVAVRGETAAVGGSDGVILLLRRPSPCLPLLPFARLHLPSVPCRSSSSSSSRPPGVASLCLFDGVAPALSGFSPLLFIGTDDGRVWLYPVGLLLPSLSRSPPPGSRLPRAPVEASLSPSSPLEAILDAAPDLFFPLFCSEPAQASTVFLEEFFTTGFDEPPPAQEAPGAPPGDERRVVASTRPRAAASVSALVASACSESSASASSSFFERGVPAADSARNCVACSPPRSQISRATARTTLLVFKGETCGRLSRARIALSSASPGSCEDASGFSRGEPGQAPRRSAVLSHGGVSLCVAILEEEATLLPAEGCDGVQRWSAEARADLSPGAVCSLALVQAACAQADGGGAGTRPRPGSAERARERRGGEARPADGALPAENGALRRGSDPFETRDDPFAPARRELPAPERDLLVVSGQQRNLVVWGACGPIQQVRVQHVGSKAHAGVFTAIPAPLFSPEAARAPAPLSAGDESRAPAPASAPASARPGSLQMSLSVLRSRVAIFAARPGGRVWVADCASGNVQATLRLGPPAQASAPTEAAAVGAVSVSSERPVLHRLSHVAGSAFLCWSATQDAGGAGSPLGSSMAFARSPPPAASPATSQEAASAASSASPSSSVCSTPTSLRGCSTLPSGVNASRLQPLGAPGLAPAAAAAAAAAAAAAASCAGEARVEDARKPAAGRARTPREGGRDEAAKATGALKEEPQPSVEAQGSRRVLLADFAGIQILREWRLPAEALHAAVHAEGAPPPQALFLVASSAETTPSSQPLPATARTTAGRDGPPVRAAERLAPTEAREPFSLVNPREVGDAARGEERPADEGDLRDGRNNASAARGEESFSLCTLAFFTQRKSLISQLLPPLTSAFMGGDDEKERSTGAAQLQPLARWLLPLAEAAEEHPSAQAAGYGGASDEDPELGSRTFELQARNRASDSLSPDSASLESVSPPCPSASRTRASLSCLSSSPPLASGSASSSSAVCLSGLLSSSAASSSPLCSRVCRTSSGPLEAADLWLLSLRGWAESALALCLAYASDAASLSEDWGLSSAAPPPLWSRRVSRMLFPLLEPACKGSEKVGILSRGGAGRDLATLLSTSSPTFSSPSSCFPSLSANQMATQSRPPAGEAALAPSKAEARDEALSKASRREKGVDDPVSETAAARAREFMRFLLPLIRLSLALLGDPKGFNGRSEAPLGAARSDERHAAWASRESTKGVEGDDQGLNIFASKGRPEAAQVTLRFSGAVFFPLYFPFACDGTLASPCGGRDGSRGVTLSASLSPFLASLLVCFAATVEGLEALACAAGVLAASLPLRNFPAALSVSSRRSRLRRGLHKQPREEASSSSPSSASALEASSAAETRLSQHSPDPPWLSASSQLGSLPPPLQVISPSSLSSPLCSLPALAPVSSPVPARRPWPPLAPAGAVPEFPLRLSRVSLLRMERQVIQLRSWLLRRQDVWMGVGLYAKPYASCLQAALVKGLADRRRLLAEGPRLLGGDGATQRQRLLASLRDASILCVAPLSLIRADELLLTPAGTRAPPSSPVPRSESSCIRVSSSPARSGSIPSASSAAPVSLGAACAAPPCASSSASAAVASSAACPPSASGRIACEAAGSSAEAEGACAATETLASVAPAPTRESCAASQSPPAKFSRVGNDAPSRLTDLTAYSAGPAFPATPPTASSTPATRDFAAASVFSLPPHVPSKQAALPASKPGSVSTASSPSRAANAASLARVSSPSACPDADASGGADAGRERRLRVDAAGDMPSARPLRRAPAAKASAYAAPGEAPGKPEPRRAWLAFSLAVAAGPRASADLVVPLGDAPCREAAAAGAGRVSSPTAQALEGGRRGGVLVTEPAAGAAQAGREEGHAGANGGGLMHSMAAASHAATSALLGAASGRFPLAAAPSPFAASIFGGLRREAAAPQARPQWFSAADGIFVSPLVKGQTEAGGLGADAVSPADLAGGRSFASFLRGAMGRTAQESSGIVQQSAASASAFSASAFSPPPLPPPSLPPPPLPPPSLPPPPLPPPPLPPPPLPPPPLPPPPLPPPPLPPPPLPPHRLPPHRLPPPRCRFFRLDRLRLLSLRARPRRLCLLQPSPRLPLGLQRPRRRRQVSPTLRPRRRVRR, encoded by the exons ATGGAGActggctgcgcctctctgggTCCGTCGGGCTCTTCGTGTTCCCCGTCAAGCCGCAGGGACGCTGCGTCGCTGACGGATTTCTTCTTTACGCAGACCTTTCcgctttcgcttctctccaGGGAGTGGCGAGCGGGACGAGGCGACTCGCTGCAGAGTCCCGGTCTACAGaccgccggcgaaggcgcttgGAAGGCCTCAGGCAGGAGGGTgcggcctgcgtcggcgtcgcctgcgcccgctgcgtcGTTTTATTCTTCAAGTTCGCCTGTTCAGGCTCCCGCGCTTGGCGGTTCTCCTCTCCCGGCAGCCTGTGTGGATCTCCAAGTTCGCAgaaagctgctgcgcgccacGTGCGTTGCGGTGCGAGGCGAAACAGCAGCTGTTGGCGGGTCCGATGGAGTCATTCTCTTGCTGAG GCGACCGAGCCcctgccttcctctgctgccCTTTGCTCGTCTCCACCTTCCGTCCGTTCCTtgtcgctcttcttcttcctcttcttctcggcctCCAGGCGTGGCGTCTCTGTGTCTGTTCGACGGAGTCGCGCCGGCTCTGTCgggtttttctcctctcctctttATCGGCACCGACGACGGCCGTGTGTGGCTCTATCCAGTCGGTCTTCtcctgccttctctctctcgctcgccgcctcctggtAGCCGACTCCCCCGCGCACCGGTCGAggcctccctctcgccttcgtcgccgctcgAGGCGATTCTAGACGCTGCGCCAGATTTGTTTTTTCCCCTCTTCTGCTCAGAGCCTGCACAAGCATCGACTGTCTTCCTCGAAGAGTTCTTCACGACCGGCTTCGACGAGCCGCCacctgcgcaggaggcgcccggagcgccgccgggggACGAGCGGCGAGTGGTGGCTTcgacgcgccctcgcgcagcggcgagcgtcTCGGCCTTGGTCGCGTCTGCCTGTTCAGAGAGCAGCGCCAGTGCATCTTCATCTTTTTTCGAAAGGGGCGTTCCTGCTGCAGACTCCGCACGAAACTGCGTCGCGTGCTCTCCGCCAAGGAGCCAAATCagcagggcgacggcgcgcacaACGCTTCTCGTTTTCAAAGGCGAGACTTGCGGCAGgctctcccgcgcgcgcatcgcgctctcctcggcgtcgcctggctCGTGTGAGGATGCCTCGGGCTTTTCGCGGGGGGAGCCAGggcaggcgcctcggcgcagcgccgtccTCTCCCACGGCGGCGTGTCTCTGTGCGTCGCCATCttagaggaggaggcgacgcttcTCCCCGCCGAGGGCTGCGACGGCGTGCAGCGATGgtcagcggaggcgcgcgcggatcTCAGCCCCGGGGCTGTCTGCAGTCTCGCGCTCGTTCAGGCGGCGTGCGCTcaagccgacggcggcggcgcgggcacgaggccgaggccgggctccgcagagagggcgagggagcgacgcgggggggaggcgcgtcCCGCGGACGGCGCCTTGCCTGCCGAGAACGgcgcgctgaggcgaggcagcgacccCTTCGAGACGAGAGACGAccccttcgcgcccgcgcgacgggagctgccggcgccggaaAGGGATCTCCTGGTGGTGTCGGGACAGCAGAGAAACCTCGTCGTCTGGGGCGCCTGCGGTCCCATCCAGCAGGTGCGTGTCCAGCACGTCGGCTCCaaggcgcacgcgggcgTCTTCACGGCGAtccccgcgccgctcttctctcccgaggctgcgcgtgcgcctgcgccgctgtcggcgggcgacgaaagccgggcgcctgcgcccgcgtccgcgcctgcgtccgccAGGCCTGGGTCACTTCAGATGAGTCTGTCGGTGCTGCGGAGCCGCGTCGCGAtcttcgcggctcgccccgGAGGTCGGGTCTGGGTGGCTGACTGCGCGTCAGGCAACGTTCAGGCCACGCTGCGCTTagggccgcctgcgcaggcgtccgcTCCCactgaggccgccgcagtcggcgCAGTCAGCGTCTCCTCAGAGCGTCCCGTGCTGCACCGCCTGAGCCACGTGGCGGGCAGCGCGTTCCTCTGCTGGAGCGCCACCcaagacgcaggcggcgccggatcGCCGCTTGGGTCGAGCATGGCCTTTGCGCgctccccgccgcctgccgcctctcccgcgacGTCTCAggaggccgcctccgcggcctcgtccgcgtcgccgtcctcgtcggtctgcagcacgccgacctcgctgcgcggctgctccaCGCTGCCGTCGGGCGTAAACGCTTCCCGGCTGCAGCCCCTCGGGGCGCCGGGCttggcgcccgctgcggcggctgcggcagctgcggcggctgcggcggcggcgagctgcgcaggcgaggcgcgcgtggaggaCGCCCGAAAGCCCGCGGCTGGCCGAGCaaggacgccgcgcgaggggggtcgggacgaggccgcgaaggcgacgggcgccctcaaggaggagccgcagccttctgtggaggcgcaggggtcgcggcgcgtcttGCTCGCTGACTTCGCCGGCATTCAAATTCTGCGCGAGTGGCGGCTACCAGCCGAGGCTCTCCACGCGGCAGTCCACGCAGagggggcgccgccgccgcaggcgctgttCCTTGTagcttcttctgcggagACCACGCCGTCCTCTCAGCCGCTtccggcgacagcgaggacgacagcGGGGCGGGATGGGCCTCCCGTTCGCGCAGCCGAGCGGCTGGCGCCGACCGAGGCGAGGGAGCCTTTCTCTCTGGTGAATCCGCGCGAGGtcggagacgccgccaggGGAGAAGAACGGCCTGCCGACGAGGGAGACCTTCGCGACGGGCGGAATAACGCATCGGCAGCTCGTGGCGAAGAGTCGTTTAGTCTCTGCaccctcgccttcttcactCAGAGGAAGTCGCTGATTTCGCAGCTTCTCCCACCACTCACGAGCGCGTTTATgggaggagacgacgagaaagagaggagcacgggcgccgcgcagctccagcCGCTGGCTCGCTGGCTCCTGCCGCTCGCTGAGGCGGCTGAAGAGCACccctctgcgcaggcggcgggctATGGCGGTGCCAGCGACGAGGACCCGGAATTGGGATCACGAACGTTCGAGCTTCAGGCGCGAAATAGAGCGTCCGATTCGCTTTCACCGGACTCTGCGTCGCTGGAATctgtgtctccgccgtgTCCAAGTGCCTCGCGAACTCGTGCTTCGTTGTCgtgtctgtcttcttctcctccgcttgCATCGGGgagcgcgtcttcgtcttcagctgtgtgtctgtctggCCTCCtttcgtcgtccgccgcttcctcttctcccttgTGTTCTCGGGTGTGTCGCACCTCCTCGGGTCCGCTTGAGGCAGCGGATCTCTGGCTGCTCTCGTTGCGAGGCTGGGCGGAgtcggcgctcgccctctgcctgGCGTACGCCAGCGacgctgcctcgctttcgGAGGACTGGGGActgtcttctgctgcgccgccgccgctctggtcgcggcgcgtctctcgaatgctctttcctctcctcgaGCCGGCCTGCAAGGGCTCCGAGAAGGTCGGAATTCTCTCGCGTGGGGGAGCTGGAAGAGACCTCGCGACTCTTTTGTCGACGTCCTCCCCAACCTTctcgtctccgtcctcctGTTTTCCTTCCTTGTCTGCGAATCAGATGGCGACTCAatcgcggccgccagccggagaggccgcgctcgcgccctccaaggcggaggcccgcgacgaAGCGCTCTCGAAGGCCAGCcggcgcgagaagggcgTTGACGATCCGGTTTcagagactgcggcggcgcgcgcgcgcgaattCATGCGgtttctgctgccgctgattcgcctctcgctggcgctgctcggGGACCCCAAAGGCTTCAACGGCcgaagcgaggcgccgcttggagcggcgcggagcgacgagaggcacgcggcgtGGGCTTCGCGGGAATCAACGAAAGGCGTGGAGGGTGATGATCAGGGTCTCAATATCTTCGCGAGCAAAGGGCGacccgaggcggcgcaggtgaCGCTCCGCTTCTCGGGGGccgtcttctttcctctctatTTTCCGTTCGCTTGCGACGGCACGTTGGCCTCGCCCTGCGGAGGGAGAGATGGGTCGCGGGGAGTGACTCTCTCGGCATCGCTAAGCCCGTTCCTGGCTTCGCtgctcgtctgcttcgccgcgacTGTCGAGgggctggaggcgctggcCTGTGCCGCGGGTGTcttggcggcgtcgctgccacTGCGGAACTtccccgccgcgctgtcgGTTTCCAGTCGGCGGTcacggctgcggcgcgggctccacaagcagccgcgggaagaggcttcgtcgtcgtctccttcttcagcTTCCGCTCTGGAAGCCTCtagcgccgcggagacgcgtcTCTCGCAGCACAGCCCTGATCCGCCTTGGCTTTCTGCATCGTCACAGCTGGGCTCGTTACCTCCTCCCTTGCAAGTcatttctccttcttctctctcgtcgcctctctgctcgctgccggctctggctcctgtctcctcgccggtTCCCGCTCGCCGTCCCTGGCCTCCGCTTGCGCCCGCGGGAGCCGTCCCCGAGTTTCCCCTACGGCTTTCGCGGGTGAGTCTGCTGCGAATGGAGAGGCAAGTTATTCAGTTGCGCTCGtggctccttcgccgccaaGACGTGTGGATGGGGGTCGGCTTATATGCGAAGCCGTACGCGTCCTGTCTCCAGGCCGCGCTGGTCAAGGGGCTCGCGGaccggcggcgtctcctggcGGAGGGTCCTCGGctgctcggcggcgacggcgcgaccCAGCgacagcgtctcctcgcctctctccgcgacgcGTCCATCTTATGCGTCGCCCCGCTGAGCTTGATTCGCGCTGACGAGCTTCTGCTCACGCCAGCggggacgcgggcgcctccctcgtctcccgTGCCGCGCTCTGAATCGTCCTGCAttcgcgtctcttcttcccctgcCCGTTCTGGTTCGAttccttctgcgtcttccgctgcgcctgtctcgctcggggctgcatgcgccgccccgccctgcgcctcgtcttctgcgtcggccgcagtcgcctcttccgccgcgtgccCTCCGAGCGCGTCCGGTCGCATTGCatgcgaggccgcggggagttccgccgaggcggaaggggcttgtgcggcgacggagactcTCGCAAGTGTGGCACCAGCGCCCACGCGGGAGAGCTGTGCGGCGAGCCAGTCCCCCCCCGCGAAGTTCTCTCGAGTCGGAAATGACGCGCCTAGTCGTCTCACAGACCTCACGGCGTACTCCGCAGGGCCTGCGTttcccgcgacgccgcccacgGCGTCCTCCACTCCTGCGACGCGcgacttcgccgcggcgagcgttTTTTCTCTACCGCCGCATGTGCCCAGCAAACAGGCAGCCCTTCCCGCGAGCAAGCCTGGCTCTGTCTCCACGGCGTCATCTCCCTCGCGTGCTGCAAAcgcagcgtctctcgcgcgtgtctcctcgccttccgcttgtcccgacgcggacgcctccgggggcgccgacgcggggcgagagcggaggctgcgcgtcgacgccgcgggcgacatGCCGAgtgcgcgcccgctgcggcgggcgccggcggcgaaggcgagcgcctacgcggcgccaggcgaggCCCCTGGCAAGCCCGAGCCGCGCCGGGCGTGGCTggccttctccctcgcggtcgccgcaggcccccgcgcctctgcggaccTCGTCGTGCCTCTCGGCGACGCCCCCTGCcgagaggcagccgccgcgggtgccgggcgcgtctcttcgccgacggcgcaggcgcttgagggggggaggcggggcggcgtGCTTGTCAcggagcccgccgccggtGCCGCGCAGGCAGGACGCGAGGAGGGACACGCAGGGGCGAACGGGGGCGGCCTGATGCACAGCatggcggccgcgtcgcacGCCGCGACCAGCGCGCTGCTCGGGGCAGCCAGCGGGCGCtttccgctcgccgccgcgccgtcgcccttcgccgcgagCATCTTTGGCGGCTTacgacgcgaggcggcggcgccgcaagCGCGCCCGCAGTGGTTTTCCGCGGCGGATGGGAtcttcgtctcgcctctGGTTAAGGGTCAAACTGAGGCGGGGGGCCTCGGCGCTGACGCCGTCTCCCCCGCGGACCTGGCCGGCGggcgctccttcgcctcgtttCTGAGAGGCGCCATGGGGCGAACTGCCCAAGAGAGCAGTGGGATCGTCCAGCagtccgcagcctctgcctccgccttctctgcctccgccttctctccgcctcctctgcctccgccttctctgcctccgcctcctctgcctccgccttctctgcctccgcctcctctgcctccgcctcctctgcctccgcctcctctgcctcctcctcctctgcctccgcctcctctgcctccgcctcctctgcctccgcctcctctgcctccacaTCGTCTGCCTCCAcatcgtctgcctccgccgcgctgtcgcttctTCCGGCTCGAccggcttcgcctcctgtctcttcgggctcgcccgcgtcggctTTGTCTTCTccagccgtcgccgcgcctgcctctggggctgcagcgcccgcggcgacgaaggcaagtctcgccgacgctgcgcccgcggaggcgcgtccgccggTGA